A window from Chloroflexi bacterium ADurb.Bin180 encodes these proteins:
- a CDS encoding PA14 domain protein, with product MGPDGTVYVADTGNDRIQRFTAAGAFLGAWGVEGAAPGQFMYPHGVAVGPDGAVYVADTGNQRVQVFGAAYAETWRAEYFANRWLIGAPVLIRQDAAIDFAWGSGSPGSGVPVDSFSARWTRYVGLAQGRYRFSVVVDDGVRLWVDDTLLIDQWAEQVASFDAEVNLTAGYHRIVLEYCEISRNSEVHLNWTCLTAPLTIENIRESADPIYVQGCPGPTQVTIRADVWGESPLEFVRLSYDLAGGSWSSVFMTREAGTERTFGVTIGPFSQAYTLTYTVIAKDTKGNQAQSPIGSVTVRECSTPTATRSHTPTSTPTSSRTPTSTPTSSHTPTRTATSSRTPTVTWTPTRTPTLTPTLSGTPTRPPPTRTLTPTPTRSKQYVSLPAIVKLWLNCDPYGPNNQPASAHGPLVAGEGYADYLCAEDPEDWFYFVISSLERIVVDLVVPANADYDVYLYRDPEVLFPYGSKTGDGLAEHIEYQPHQIGAYQVRVTRAAGAHYSATEPYLLTVNYR from the coding sequence GTGGGGCCGGACGGCACGGTGTACGTGGCGGACACGGGGAACGACCGCATCCAGCGGTTCACGGCCGCGGGAGCTTTCCTCGGTGCCTGGGGCGTGGAGGGTGCCGCGCCGGGGCAGTTCATGTACCCCCATGGCGTGGCGGTGGGGCCGGACGGCGCAGTGTACGTGGCGGACACTGGCAACCAGCGTGTCCAAGTATTCGGTGCAGCATATGCGGAAACCTGGCGAGCCGAGTACTTTGCCAACCGTTGGCTGATCGGAGCGCCGGTCTTGATCCGGCAAGACGCCGCCATCGATTTTGCCTGGGGCAGCGGGTCGCCGGGCAGCGGCGTACCGGTCGATTCATTCTCGGCGCGGTGGACGCGGTACGTTGGTCTGGCTCAGGGCAGATATCGGTTTTCGGTAGTGGTTGACGATGGCGTGCGTTTGTGGGTGGATGACACGCTCCTGATCGACCAGTGGGCCGAACAGGTTGCCTCTTTCGACGCCGAGGTCAATCTCACGGCCGGCTACCATCGCATCGTGCTGGAGTACTGCGAGATAAGCAGGAACTCGGAGGTACATCTGAACTGGACTTGCCTCACAGCACCTTTGACGATTGAGAACATCCGCGAATCGGCCGACCCCATCTACGTGCAAGGGTGCCCTGGTCCGACACAGGTAACCATCCGTGCTGACGTCTGGGGCGAGTCGCCGCTGGAATTTGTCCGGCTGTCGTACGATCTGGCCGGGGGCTCGTGGAGCAGCGTGTTCATGACGCGGGAGGCGGGGACCGAGAGGACTTTTGGCGTGACCATCGGCCCATTCTCACAGGCCTACACACTGACCTACACGGTGATTGCGAAGGACACAAAGGGGAACCAAGCGCAATCCCCGATCGGCTCTGTTACGGTCCGTGAGTGCAGCACGCCTACTGCTACGCGGAGCCACACGCCGACGAGTACTCCCACGTCGAGCCGCACCCCGACGAGTACTCCCACGTCCAGCCACACGCCGACGAGGACTGCCACGTCGAGCCGCACCCCGACGGTGACTTGGACGCCCACCAGAACGCCGACCCTCACGCCCACCCTGAGCGGCACACCAACCAGGCCACCGCCCACGCGGACTCTGACGCCCACACCGACCAGGTCGAAACAGTATGTTTCGTTGCCGGCCATTGTCAAGTTGTGGCTGAATTGCGACCCGTATGGTCCGAACAATCAGCCTGCCAGCGCACACGGACCTCTGGTGGCAGGAGAGGGATATGCCGATTATTTGTGCGCGGAGGACCCAGAGGACTGGTTCTACTTTGTGATCAGCAGTCTGGAGCGGATTGTTGTCGACCTGGTGGTGCCGGCGAATGCGGACTATGACGTGTACCTTTATCGTGACCCTGAGGTCCTGTTTCCCTACGGTAGCAAGACGGGCGATGGGCTGGCGGAGCATATTGAGTATCAGCCCCATCAGATTGGCGCCTATCAGGTGCGGGTCACGCGGGCGGCGGGTGCGCACTACTCGGCGACGGAACCCTACCTGCTCACGGTGAACTACCGCTAG